In Halopseudomonas nanhaiensis, a single window of DNA contains:
- a CDS encoding SDR family oxidoreductase, producing MHVKLKPLHEQVIVITGASSGIGLATARMAAEAGARLVLVARNEEALKEIERELDAGDTVKHLVGDVGKREDLERVASQTITQFGGFDTWINNAGSAVWGRLDEVSDEDQEKVMQTNFFGTMYGSNIAARHLRDKGGAIINIGSVESAAPMPFHSSYSASKHAVKALTDVLRVELQEAGAPVSVTLVRPPAINTMFNDHAKSYLPSAPSFPPPVYSPDVVAQAILHAAVHPQRDVYIGNSKMFTRMAQVTPRLADLVSRTFIYDIVQSGRPDKHRGGTLQNSDVGTVQDGKASGQYPGHVKQSSLYTRAAQHPVATALIAVGAIALIASVIGGSKRMKSHKGLSSLGAIAGLESAKKHAHMPRLRKSHRRGGLFGTGLKLAALGQGAKLSRQAGKVSGAVRSHLP from the coding sequence ATGCACGTGAAACTCAAACCGCTCCACGAACAGGTCATCGTCATTACTGGCGCATCCAGCGGGATCGGATTAGCCACCGCCCGGATGGCGGCCGAGGCCGGTGCGCGGCTGGTATTGGTTGCACGCAACGAAGAAGCGCTCAAGGAAATCGAACGCGAGCTCGATGCCGGCGATACCGTCAAGCATCTGGTCGGCGATGTCGGCAAGCGCGAGGACCTCGAGCGCGTCGCCAGCCAGACCATTACACAGTTCGGCGGTTTTGATACCTGGATCAACAATGCCGGGAGTGCGGTGTGGGGTCGTCTGGACGAGGTCAGCGACGAGGACCAGGAGAAGGTTATGCAGACCAACTTCTTCGGCACCATGTACGGCTCGAACATTGCTGCCCGCCACTTGCGCGACAAGGGCGGTGCGATCATCAACATCGGCAGCGTGGAATCCGCCGCACCGATGCCCTTTCACTCCAGCTACAGCGCAAGCAAGCACGCCGTCAAGGCACTGACCGATGTGCTGCGAGTCGAGTTGCAGGAGGCCGGCGCACCGGTGTCCGTGACGCTGGTCAGACCACCGGCGATCAATACGATGTTCAACGACCACGCCAAGAGCTACCTGCCCTCGGCGCCCTCGTTTCCACCGCCGGTCTACAGCCCCGACGTTGTAGCGCAGGCGATCCTCCATGCTGCGGTGCATCCGCAGCGTGACGTGTACATCGGCAATTCGAAGATGTTCACGCGCATGGCTCAGGTGACCCCTCGCCTGGCCGACCTAGTTAGCCGTACCTTCATTTACGACATCGTCCAGAGTGGGCGACCTGATAAGCATCGAGGAGGCACCTTGCAAAACTCAGACGTAGGTACCGTTCAAGACGGTAAGGCATCCGGTCAGTATCCGGGACATGTCAAACAGAGCAGCTTGTATACCCGCGCCGCGCAGCACCCGGTGGCCACGGCCCTGATTGCAGTTGGCGCCATCGCGCTTATCGCTTCGGTGATCGGCGGGAGCAAGCGAATGAAGTCACACAAGGGGCTATCAAGCCTGGGCGCCATCGCAGGTCTGGAAAGCGCAAAGAAACATGCGCACATGCCCCGCCTGCGCAAATCGCATCGTCGCGGTGGCCTTTTCGGCACCGGACTGAAGCTGGCCGCGCTTGGCCAGGGTGCGAAGCTGTCCCGACAGGCTGGTAAGGTGTCCGGAGCTGTCCGCAGCCACCTGCCGTGA
- a CDS encoding BatD family protein, producing MIRWLICWLLAMLPLVSHAALGASVDRTRLIEGETFELTLESAAANRFSQPDLSVLEELFEIRDTRQLSLMVDIDGKTQPVARWVLTLVPKRTGFVVIPPVSLGTAMSDPISLRVLSAAEAASDPVADMAPVFIDSEVDVENPYVQAQALLTLRVYHSVSLYDDSTLSGLAIPQARVESLGPPRHYEKRINGVKHGVIEVRYAIFAQQSGSLEIPSQLFSATILQPRNPDERFSARTGKVVQVRSPNIVLDVRPVPDAYPRGAPWLPARDLSLTQQWQPDPGIDLLAGEPLTRTLTLEAEGLTASQLPALHSIINGADRNLRQYDDQPRLDNQIRDLGIRGKRQDSSALVAQQDGTYALPALEVHWWDTTQDRLRTSRLDPVALNVRNDKSFDGTGAAEPTVAVQESGPAPLLWPWQLACLLLSLGLAAALALLYRARRKLYQLDLPEEEESLDDNVPDNPLGDLQAACRGNQPAEARKALETWARQQHSDGLIGLTHPYPELAEALDDLNACLFGQLETPWRGKPLWRAVRMVVQSRKRAGETPPEQLASLYPDV from the coding sequence ATGATCCGATGGCTCATCTGCTGGCTGCTCGCCATGCTACCGCTTGTTTCTCACGCAGCCTTGGGCGCAAGCGTGGACAGAACCCGGCTGATCGAAGGCGAAACGTTTGAGCTGACATTGGAAAGTGCAGCGGCCAATCGCTTCAGCCAGCCGGATCTCAGCGTGCTCGAAGAGCTGTTCGAGATACGTGATACGCGGCAGCTGAGTCTGATGGTGGATATCGATGGCAAGACTCAGCCGGTCGCCCGCTGGGTCTTGACGCTGGTCCCGAAGCGAACCGGTTTTGTGGTAATTCCTCCGGTGAGCCTGGGGACCGCCATGAGCGACCCGATCAGCCTGCGGGTTCTTTCGGCAGCCGAAGCCGCATCCGACCCGGTCGCGGACATGGCACCGGTATTCATCGACAGCGAGGTCGACGTCGAAAACCCGTATGTGCAGGCCCAGGCCCTGCTGACCCTGCGGGTGTACCACTCCGTGTCTCTATACGATGATTCGACGCTAAGCGGACTGGCCATACCCCAGGCCCGGGTGGAAAGCCTGGGCCCGCCACGGCACTACGAAAAGCGCATCAACGGCGTGAAGCATGGTGTCATCGAGGTGCGCTACGCGATCTTCGCGCAGCAGAGCGGGTCGCTGGAGATCCCCTCTCAGCTGTTCAGCGCAACCATCCTGCAGCCGCGCAACCCGGATGAGCGCTTCTCCGCCAGGACCGGCAAGGTCGTCCAGGTGCGCTCGCCGAACATCGTGCTGGATGTCCGGCCGGTGCCCGATGCCTACCCGCGTGGCGCTCCCTGGCTGCCGGCGCGTGACCTGTCTCTGACCCAGCAATGGCAGCCCGACCCCGGCATCGACCTGCTGGCCGGTGAGCCATTGACGCGGACGCTGACGCTGGAGGCAGAGGGGCTGACTGCAAGTCAATTGCCTGCGCTGCACAGCATCATCAATGGAGCGGATCGCAACCTGCGTCAATACGACGACCAGCCTCGCCTGGACAACCAGATCCGTGACCTGGGCATCCGCGGCAAACGACAGGACAGCTCTGCGCTGGTCGCGCAGCAAGACGGCACCTACGCCCTGCCCGCCCTGGAAGTGCACTGGTGGGACACCACCCAGGACCGATTGCGCACCTCACGACTGGATCCGGTCGCGCTCAACGTCCGGAACGATAAAAGCTTTGATGGCACCGGTGCTGCGGAGCCCACCGTAGCAGTGCAGGAGTCTGGGCCTGCACCGCTTCTGTGGCCCTGGCAGCTTGCCTGCCTGCTGCTCAGTCTCGGGCTCGCCGCCGCCCTTGCATTGCTGTATCGGGCGCGGAGGAAGCTGTACCAGCTGGACCTGCCTGAAGAGGAGGAAAGTCTGGATGACAATGTGCCCGACAATCCGCTGGGCGACCTGCAGGCAGCCTGTCGCGGAAACCAGCCCGCCGAGGCGCGCAAGGCGCTGGAGACCTGGGCGCGACAGCAGCACAGCGACGGTCTGATTGGTCTTACTCATCCCTATCCCGAGCTTGCCGAGGCGCTGGACGACCTCAACGCCTGTCTCTTCGGTCAGCTGGAAACACCCTGGCGCGGCAAGCCGTTGTGGCGCGCCGTCCGCATGGTGGTACAGAGTCGCAAGCGGGCCGGAGAGACTCCCCCGGAACAGCTCGCAAGCCTCTACCCCGACGTCTAG
- a CDS encoding VWA domain-containing protein produces MLFEHLMFSLARPAWLLAILPAVAVCWLLYQRSQRRSGWEAILPSAMQPRLLQRVASDRPRGRYLLLGCAWLLAIIALAGPSWSVPYKGDSTNHAAIVLVMEVTPAMLATDVTPSRLQRARHKVHDVIRLAADHRLALVAYAGSAHRVTPLSHDRSTLTNLLGALEPAIMPAEGNSLDAALTLAREMIADLPPASSQILLLTSSSNREQLDVLDRHAAELGPQLAILGIGTQAGAPVPNVDGGFQRDTAGRILVPRLDSQALAAVVRRHGGAYHRVTTTDDDLEQLLSLRQSPGAVQQGQQLVSREQGHWLLLLLLPIAALGARRGWLGVAVLIGVLPAPVEAAWADWWQRPDQQGAVLLEQRRPLEAAERFEDPAWKAWSLYQAKRFPAAVDAYADVVAREPENAAHHFHYGTALTMAERYEAALEAFEQALTRDPEHEAARHNRSKVEALLEALREQARQSGTDTPPGEGESDDRGDGSGDERETQSSQDSAAQDPSPQDTNAADDSAQQRSAESGEAGGDPVAGSAQDADAASSMNGGESGSGAATIDPVAAARQTEQAQALRQWLEEIPDNPAELLRRKFLYQHMQQQQGQQP; encoded by the coding sequence ATGCTGTTTGAACACCTGATGTTCAGCTTGGCGCGGCCGGCGTGGCTGCTGGCCATCTTGCCAGCCGTGGCGGTGTGCTGGCTGCTGTATCAGCGATCGCAAAGGCGCTCGGGCTGGGAAGCGATTCTACCCTCCGCCATGCAACCACGATTGCTGCAACGCGTGGCGAGTGACCGCCCGCGTGGACGATACCTGCTGCTTGGCTGCGCGTGGTTACTGGCGATCATTGCGCTCGCCGGCCCGTCGTGGTCTGTGCCGTACAAGGGCGACTCCACCAACCACGCAGCCATTGTGCTGGTTATGGAAGTGACACCAGCGATGCTCGCCACTGACGTCACCCCCAGTCGTCTGCAGCGCGCCCGTCATAAGGTTCATGATGTAATCCGGCTGGCAGCCGACCACAGACTTGCGCTGGTAGCCTATGCCGGAAGCGCCCATCGGGTGACCCCGTTGAGTCACGACCGCTCAACACTGACCAACCTGCTCGGGGCCCTGGAACCGGCCATCATGCCGGCTGAAGGCAACAGTCTGGACGCTGCATTGACGCTCGCCCGAGAGATGATCGCCGACCTGCCCCCGGCAAGCTCGCAGATTCTTCTGCTCACCAGCAGCAGCAACAGGGAACAGCTGGACGTTCTGGACAGACACGCGGCGGAGCTGGGCCCCCAGTTGGCCATCCTCGGCATCGGCACTCAGGCCGGCGCGCCTGTTCCGAACGTTGATGGTGGATTTCAACGCGATACCGCCGGCCGCATTCTCGTGCCCCGGCTCGACAGCCAGGCGCTGGCCGCCGTTGTCCGCCGGCACGGCGGTGCCTACCACCGGGTAACCACGACCGATGACGATCTGGAACAGCTCCTGTCGTTGCGGCAATCCCCAGGGGCAGTACAACAGGGGCAGCAGCTGGTTTCCCGCGAACAGGGCCACTGGCTCCTGTTGCTGCTGTTGCCGATAGCAGCGCTGGGTGCACGGCGAGGCTGGCTGGGCGTCGCGGTGCTGATTGGCGTTCTTCCCGCACCTGTCGAGGCAGCCTGGGCTGACTGGTGGCAGCGCCCCGATCAGCAAGGCGCCGTGTTACTGGAGCAGCGCCGCCCTCTGGAAGCCGCAGAACGTTTCGAAGACCCTGCGTGGAAAGCCTGGTCGCTCTATCAGGCCAAGCGCTTCCCGGCCGCGGTCGACGCCTATGCCGACGTAGTCGCCCGGGAGCCGGAGAACGCCGCCCACCATTTTCACTACGGCACCGCCCTGACGATGGCCGAGCGTTACGAAGCGGCGCTGGAGGCTTTCGAGCAAGCGCTGACCCGTGACCCGGAGCACGAAGCCGCGAGGCACAATCGCAGCAAGGTCGAGGCGCTGCTCGAAGCACTGCGCGAGCAGGCTCGGCAATCAGGCACCGACACCCCTCCCGGCGAAGGTGAAAGCGATGACCGAGGTGATGGGAGTGGAGATGAGCGGGAAACGCAGAGCTCGCAGGACTCGGCTGCGCAGGACCCGTCCCCACAGGACACCAATGCAGCAGACGACTCGGCCCAGCAGCGCTCGGCGGAATCCGGCGAGGCCGGCGGCGACCCTGTCGCCGGCAGTGCGCAGGATGCAGACGCAGCCTCCTCGATGAATGGCGGCGAGTCGGGCAGCGGCGCAGCTACGATTGATCCGGTTGCCGCGGCACGCCAGACCGAGCAGGCCCAGGCGCTTCGCCAATGGCTCGAGGAGATTCCGGACAACCCTGCCGAGCTGCTACGGCGCAAGTTTCTCTACCAGCACATGCAGCAACAGCAAGGACAACAACCATGA